A single window of Acinetobacter wuhouensis DNA harbors:
- a CDS encoding FFLEELY motif protein, whose amino-acid sequence MSKLAALDQLLEQYQQLSYHTDPILEKRLHEAQGWLKVRIQKTHHDLFNQKENQLMAKYFINRLYGGPEFDDLALQIERLLKYAYKAEKIIPENAIKTGLKSVGLAVLAMQLDEQVAAQLLQDYPADQAIDDEMMRQTLLKLDQHDARLEQLGLLDDLGGALDKYMRSFIMHTAFKMCKGTAAKYKFELMYDFIGEGFVAMKPMKSAAKFIHEFTVKETEIVEKVHSGHPHPFEI is encoded by the coding sequence ATGTCAAAACTTGCTGCACTCGATCAGCTTTTAGAACAATACCAACAATTGAGTTATCACACTGACCCAATTCTTGAAAAGCGCCTACATGAAGCCCAAGGTTGGTTAAAAGTTCGCATTCAAAAAACGCACCATGATTTGTTTAATCAAAAAGAAAACCAGTTGATGGCGAAATACTTTATCAACCGTTTATATGGTGGTCCTGAGTTTGATGATCTCGCTTTGCAAATTGAACGCCTTTTAAAGTATGCGTACAAAGCAGAAAAAATCATTCCTGAAAATGCCATCAAAACAGGTTTAAAGTCAGTCGGGCTTGCTGTATTGGCAATGCAACTCGATGAACAAGTCGCAGCACAACTTTTACAAGACTACCCTGCTGACCAAGCCATTGATGACGAAATGATGCGCCAAACCTTGCTTAAACTTGATCAACACGATGCCCGTTTAGAGCAATTGGGGCTATTGGATGATTTGGGCGGCGCATTGGATAAATATATGCGCTCATTTATCATGCATACTGCTTTTAAAATGTGTAAAGGCACAGCAGCGAAATATAAATTTGAACTGATGTATGACTTTATTGGTGAAGGTTTTGTGGCAATGAAACCGATGAAATCCGCAGCCAAGTTTATTCACGAATTTACCGTAAAAGAAACTGAGATTGTTGAAAAAGTCCATTCAGGGCATCCACATCCATTTGAAATTTAA
- the pap gene encoding polyphosphate:AMP phosphotransferase — MIEEQLQFSLRDEEELSVDLIEAQYALKNSKGQSNAKSIVILVSGIELAGKGEAVKQLREWVDPRYLRVKADPAHLFTFRQTFWQPYARHIPAEGQIQVFFGNWYSDLLSTAMHVSKPLDETLFDAYIESMRTFEQDLKNNHVDVIKVWFDLPWKNLQKRLDNIDASEQRWHKLMGLDWRNKKQYDTIQKLRQHFTDDWYVIDCEDEEVRDQQFAQYILHALKQLPKHKTTVRTKWKQAPVPESLLNPSTDEMKNDDYKAELKKLSKKVSDALRNDPRNIVVTFEGMDAAGKGGAIKRIVKNLDPREYEIHTIAAPEQYELRRPYQWRFWTKIQPEEKISIFDRTWYGRVLVERIEGFAKPAEWQRAYDEINRFEKDLSDNQTVLIKFWLAISKDEQEARFKAREETPHKRFKITPDDWRNRGHWDDYLNAAADMFERTNTEYAPWHIISTNDKYSARIQVLKAILKQLNVD, encoded by the coding sequence ATGATTGAAGAACAACTACAATTTTCATTGCGGGATGAAGAAGAACTTTCGGTTGATTTGATTGAAGCACAATACGCACTTAAAAATTCTAAAGGTCAAAGCAATGCCAAAAGCATCGTGATCTTGGTCAGTGGTATTGAGCTTGCGGGTAAAGGTGAAGCAGTAAAACAACTACGTGAATGGGTTGACCCACGTTATTTACGTGTTAAAGCTGATCCTGCACACCTATTTACCTTTAGACAAACATTTTGGCAGCCTTATGCAAGACATATCCCTGCTGAAGGGCAAATCCAAGTCTTTTTTGGCAACTGGTATAGTGATTTATTATCAACGGCAATGCATGTGTCTAAGCCTTTGGATGAAACGTTATTTGATGCTTATATCGAAAGCATGCGCACATTTGAACAGGATTTAAAAAATAACCATGTGGATGTGATTAAAGTCTGGTTTGATCTGCCGTGGAAAAATTTGCAAAAGCGTTTGGATAATATTGATGCCTCTGAGCAACGTTGGCACAAGTTGATGGGCTTAGATTGGCGCAATAAAAAGCAATACGACACCATACAAAAGCTTCGTCAGCATTTTACTGATGATTGGTATGTGATTGATTGTGAAGATGAAGAAGTCCGTGATCAACAATTTGCACAATATATTTTGCATGCCTTAAAACAATTACCGAAACATAAAACCACGGTGAGAACTAAGTGGAAGCAAGCCCCTGTTCCTGAAAGTCTGTTGAATCCATCTACTGATGAGATGAAAAATGATGATTATAAGGCTGAGTTAAAGAAATTATCCAAGAAAGTCTCTGATGCCTTGCGTAATGACCCACGCAATATTGTGGTGACGTTTGAAGGTATGGATGCTGCGGGGAAAGGTGGTGCGATCAAGCGGATTGTTAAAAATCTTGATCCTCGTGAATATGAAATTCATACCATTGCCGCACCTGAGCAGTATGAGTTACGTCGTCCATATCAGTGGCGTTTTTGGACGAAGATTCAACCTGAAGAAAAGATCAGCATTTTTGACCGTACTTGGTATGGGCGGGTTTTGGTGGAACGGATTGAGGGCTTTGCTAAACCTGCGGAATGGCAACGTGCTTATGATGAAATCAATCGTTTTGAAAAGGATTTAAGTGATAATCAAACGGTGCTGATTAAGTTTTGGCTGGCGATTAGCAAAGATGAGCAAGAGGCTCGTTTTAAAGCACGTGAAGAAACACCGCATAAGCGTTTTAAAATTACCCCAGATGATTGGCGTAATCGTGGGCATTGGGATGATTATTTAAATGCGGCGGCGGATATGTTTGAGCGTACCAATACTGAGTATGCGCCGTGGCATATTATTTCAACTAATGATAAGTATTCGGCACGTATTCAGGTGCTTAAGGCGATATTGAAACAGTTAAATGTGGATTGA
- a CDS encoding ubiquinone biosynthesis accessory factor UbiJ, whose translation MWSILALGAVERLINQFINLDAITRIQFDELQGKLLRVVIDSPQLSVDVFFDTHKVRLEPTVTGKSDTPSVFEQRPFDQTVAISEATATLHVKSVVELAKLFVADDIGNIPLQGDYHLLQDIQRILQQAEPDLASHLSPWIGPALAHEIGKIQLAPKLIKRSLQSHLFFAEDFLKEDTGLVAPRWQMDDLQHDTRSLNQNIDRLEAKIQQLQNHFNSEQPR comes from the coding sequence ATGTGGTCAATTTTGGCACTCGGTGCTGTTGAACGGCTGATCAATCAATTTATCAATTTGGATGCGATCACTCGTATCCAATTCGATGAATTACAAGGTAAATTATTACGTGTGGTGATCGATTCACCACAATTGTCTGTTGATGTGTTTTTTGATACGCATAAAGTTCGGCTTGAACCGACAGTGACAGGCAAAAGCGATACGCCATCTGTGTTTGAACAACGTCCTTTTGATCAAACAGTTGCGATTTCAGAAGCAACTGCGACTTTGCATGTCAAAAGTGTAGTTGAACTCGCCAAACTGTTTGTTGCGGATGATATTGGTAATATTCCACTTCAAGGTGATTATCACCTGCTACAGGATATTCAACGTATTCTGCAACAGGCTGAACCTGATTTAGCCTCGCATTTAAGCCCGTGGATTGGTCCTGCATTGGCACATGAAATTGGTAAAATTCAGCTTGCGCCAAAACTGATCAAACGCTCTTTACAAAGTCATTTATTTTTTGCCGAAGACTTTTTAAAAGAAGACACTGGCTTAGTTGCTCCACGTTGGCAAATGGATGATTTGCAACACGATACGCGTTCTCTCAACCAAAATATTGATCGGCTTGAAGCGAAAATTCAACAGCTTCAAAACCATTTCAACTCTGAACAACCTAGGTAA
- the ubiE gene encoding bifunctional demethylmenaquinone methyltransferase/2-methoxy-6-polyprenyl-1,4-benzoquinol methylase UbiE, with protein sequence MSNEDQKPTAPAETATNTDKVSPFLTEPLPQGAPQGQQQSLQQQLTDTPVSGTVPKYNLPRGANTGNVGATTHFGYQTVSSEDKAQKVAEVFHSVAAKYDIMNDLMSFGIHRLWKRFAINMSGVRRGQHVLDIAGGTGDLAKVFSREVGPTGHVVLSDINESMLNVGRDRLLDAGCTNVDFVLANAETLEPFADNSFDLLTISFGLRNVTDKDAALAAMYRVLKPGGRLLILEFSKPVFEPFSKLYDLYSFTALPIMGKLVANDSESYKYLAESIRMHPDQRTLKGMMENAGFQNTDYHNLTGGIVAVHRGFKL encoded by the coding sequence ATGTCGAATGAAGACCAAAAGCCTACAGCACCTGCTGAAACGGCAACCAATACAGACAAAGTCAGTCCATTTCTAACAGAACCATTGCCACAAGGCGCACCACAAGGTCAGCAACAATCTTTACAACAACAGCTGACCGATACACCAGTTTCAGGCACTGTGCCTAAATACAATCTACCTCGTGGCGCAAACACAGGCAATGTCGGTGCAACCACACATTTCGGCTACCAAACGGTTAGCAGTGAAGACAAAGCGCAAAAAGTAGCAGAAGTGTTCCACTCAGTTGCAGCAAAATACGACATCATGAATGACTTGATGTCTTTCGGTATTCACCGTTTATGGAAACGCTTTGCGATCAATATGTCAGGTGTACGCCGCGGTCAACACGTACTTGATATCGCAGGCGGTACAGGTGACTTAGCCAAAGTCTTCAGCCGTGAAGTTGGTCCTACAGGTCATGTTGTATTATCAGACATTAACGAATCTATGTTGAATGTAGGTCGTGATCGTTTACTCGATGCAGGCTGTACCAATGTGGATTTTGTTTTAGCCAATGCTGAAACTTTAGAACCATTCGCAGACAACAGTTTTGACCTTTTAACCATCAGTTTTGGTTTACGTAACGTGACCGATAAAGATGCTGCACTTGCTGCGATGTATCGTGTACTTAAGCCAGGCGGTCGTTTATTGATTTTAGAATTCTCTAAACCAGTGTTCGAGCCATTCTCAAAATTGTATGATTTGTATTCATTCACTGCTTTACCGATCATGGGTAAACTTGTAGCGAATGACTCAGAAAGTTATAAATATTTAGCTGAATCAATCCGTATGCACCCTGACCAACGTACCTTAAAAGGCATGATGGAAAATGCAGGCTTCCAAAACACCGATTACCACAATCTAACAGGTGGAATCGTGGCTGTGCATCGTGGTTTTAAACTTTAA
- a CDS encoding exodeoxyribonuclease V subunit gamma, producing the protein MAIHVIQSQRIDVLVQGLLQNTTQPSKNPFAVLQTQHFIVPSPAVQEWLSQRIAEQQGISANSQFHQRIRGFQWFAYQQVLEDKDKVRKANIPRLIMKWRIYQTLKSFIESDENSLAEHHPLHSIIQRIYDAASQLENGLDKQLKKQSMLYWVSEQVSKLFSNYMMYRGECQRACEHICTCPSNWLGQWGRGQELNLEQQFFKTNQAISAFTLNQAQELESWQRWLWQQTFHDDFVEMQSIDDDFWQILDDEVKRPFALKKLPSRLIVFTLLDLPPSQLQFLRRLGQYLDVIILHYNPSQEYWADSVDPNWKKQYDLRVKERFIAKHPKATDEDIQKFFDEFTLNFNAEIRESRHPLLTRFGKQARDHFSILSNLSSGDEGQWVDAFVDEEPTNLLTKLQSDILYLVEPEPHAYPIAEDDDSIQIHVCHSSLRQLEVLKDQLIHWLAQGTAENPHRPSDILVLVPDLKQIEPLIRSVFPHTPNQDSVYLPVKIAGVTQLDANNAWRAVLGRIQLVEGRFSVEDFADWLSLNATQIRYELDVSNTERMIDLLISAGFKRGLDAQHLQRSLSADDTDYRFSFKYALDRLALGMAVPEHQIFKHVNGDTLSYAQVLASDFELIAKLIQIYQDFDQRRDWMIAHELGKNTQLKCYVDAWLNLLMQDIIEFEQAGVESLKVVREIVKKQERMLTLASYYDERIENLTGASAHVKAQSVLKNIYLPLPYLLNEINNLLDGQIDQALPTGQITFSQIGQIRPLPYKLMVMMNLDGGKFPDRNVHLPFDLMEILKPQLGDRSRLDDDQGAFLDALLLAQENLWLFYNGFDVSDGEVRDPSSVLQELVNHIALIAQSTNASFNSPDQADQMVNLNGIEVPEQIQSLYHIHTLQPFDPNGFEATQNIRYQDQWFAVAQQIRQAEKLSKRTAWANTPYPIVQEDMTVLDAGQWIQDVTFPARLYLKTLGVENLRAEDIPTLNEPLILDGLARYQIRDFLQKSDTQNNATDIGLLQDQLPMGKVQHSAWQMSLAEQDNLQERLKRYAPEVTATTQRQWRIEKNVVMNITVPKQFGVDWVSLDASSGRAKRRAKVWLEYLLWLSYLNLAGEQAKDLQRIAVFSDVTIINTGLSSEQAKAHLLAWFQAFTYGQSEPLVLPAGLLLKLAENKKQLEWREEEGQTRIENFADILAEWNKSDAFLPYDLSEMEWSRQHRDWQFILQEQDATALLKHACDQFAHDLYQPIYQHQTVAEE; encoded by the coding sequence ATGGCAATACATGTGATTCAAAGCCAACGCATTGACGTTTTGGTGCAAGGGCTTTTGCAAAATACGACACAGCCATCTAAAAATCCTTTTGCTGTCCTGCAAACACAACATTTTATTGTACCGAGCCCTGCTGTTCAGGAATGGCTCAGTCAACGTATCGCTGAACAACAAGGGATTAGTGCCAATAGCCAATTTCACCAACGGATTCGTGGTTTTCAATGGTTTGCCTATCAACAAGTTTTAGAAGATAAAGATAAAGTTCGTAAAGCCAATATTCCACGTTTGATTATGAAATGGCGCATTTATCAAACTTTAAAAAGTTTTATTGAAAGTGATGAAAATAGCCTTGCTGAACATCATCCTTTACATAGCATTATTCAACGTATTTATGATGCCGCTTCACAGCTTGAAAATGGTTTAGATAAACAACTCAAAAAACAAAGTATGTTGTATTGGGTGTCTGAACAAGTATCAAAGTTATTCAGCAACTATATGATGTATCGTGGCGAATGTCAGCGTGCATGTGAACATATCTGTACCTGTCCAAGTAATTGGCTCGGACAATGGGGACGTGGTCAAGAACTCAATTTAGAACAACAATTCTTTAAAACCAATCAAGCGATTTCAGCATTCACTTTAAATCAAGCGCAAGAATTGGAAAGCTGGCAACGATGGTTGTGGCAACAGACATTTCATGATGATTTTGTTGAAATGCAAAGTATTGATGATGACTTTTGGCAGATTTTAGATGATGAGGTTAAACGTCCTTTCGCATTGAAAAAATTGCCAAGTCGTTTGATTGTTTTCACCTTACTCGATTTACCACCGAGCCAATTGCAGTTTTTAAGACGATTGGGACAATATTTAGATGTCATCATTCTGCATTACAACCCATCGCAAGAATATTGGGCGGATAGTGTCGATCCAAACTGGAAAAAACAATACGATTTACGTGTCAAAGAACGCTTTATTGCCAAGCATCCTAAAGCGACAGATGAGGATATTCAAAAGTTCTTTGATGAATTTACTTTAAATTTTAATGCTGAAATTCGTGAATCACGTCATCCATTACTGACTCGTTTTGGTAAACAAGCCCGTGATCATTTCTCGATTCTTTCCAATCTTTCATCGGGTGATGAAGGGCAATGGGTCGATGCCTTTGTCGATGAAGAACCGACCAATTTATTGACGAAATTACAGTCTGATATTCTGTATTTGGTTGAGCCTGAACCGCATGCTTATCCAATTGCTGAGGACGATGATTCGATTCAAATACATGTCTGTCATTCGTCATTGCGTCAGTTGGAAGTTTTAAAAGATCAACTGATTCATTGGTTGGCGCAAGGTACGGCAGAGAATCCACATCGTCCGAGTGATATTCTGGTTTTAGTTCCAGATTTAAAACAAATTGAACCGCTAATTCGTAGTGTATTCCCACATACGCCAAACCAAGACAGTGTTTATTTACCTGTGAAAATTGCAGGGGTGACGCAACTGGATGCCAATAATGCATGGCGGGCAGTGCTTGGGCGTATTCAATTGGTCGAAGGGCGTTTTAGTGTCGAAGATTTTGCTGATTGGCTGAGTTTAAATGCCACACAAATCCGCTATGAGCTTGATGTTTCCAATACCGAACGCATGATTGATTTGTTGATCAGTGCAGGGTTTAAGCGTGGTTTAGATGCGCAACATTTACAACGTTCACTCAGTGCTGACGATACTGATTATCGTTTTAGCTTTAAATATGCCTTAGATCGTTTGGCATTGGGTATGGCGGTTCCAGAGCATCAGATTTTTAAACATGTGAATGGCGATACTTTAAGTTATGCACAAGTCTTAGCCAGTGATTTTGAGCTCATTGCCAAGTTGATTCAGATTTATCAAGACTTTGACCAGCGCCGTGATTGGATGATTGCGCATGAACTGGGTAAAAATACCCAACTAAAATGCTATGTCGATGCGTGGTTAAACTTACTCATGCAAGACATTATCGAGTTTGAGCAAGCTGGAGTTGAGTCATTAAAAGTAGTCCGTGAAATTGTCAAAAAACAAGAACGTATGCTGACTTTGGCGAGCTACTATGATGAAAGAATTGAAAATCTGACTGGTGCTTCAGCGCATGTAAAAGCGCAGTCTGTTTTAAAGAATATTTACTTGCCTTTGCCTTATTTACTCAATGAAATTAACAATCTATTAGATGGACAAATAGATCAAGCCTTACCGACAGGACAAATTACCTTTAGTCAGATTGGGCAGATTCGACCATTACCCTATAAATTAATGGTGATGATGAATTTAGACGGGGGTAAATTCCCAGATCGAAATGTGCATTTACCCTTTGATTTAATGGAAATTCTAAAACCACAATTGGGGGATCGTTCTCGTTTGGATGATGACCAAGGTGCATTTTTAGATGCTTTGCTCTTGGCGCAGGAAAATCTATGGCTGTTTTATAATGGTTTTGATGTCAGTGATGGTGAGGTGCGTGATCCATCTAGTGTATTACAGGAATTGGTCAATCATATTGCTTTGATTGCACAGTCCACAAATGCTTCATTCAACTCACCTGATCAGGCAGATCAGATGGTTAATTTGAATGGTATTGAAGTCCCTGAACAAATTCAGTCTTTGTATCATATTCATACTTTACAGCCCTTTGATCCGAATGGTTTTGAAGCTACGCAGAATATCCGCTATCAAGATCAATGGTTTGCTGTGGCACAGCAGATTCGCCAAGCAGAAAAGCTATCCAAACGTACAGCTTGGGCAAATACACCTTATCCAATTGTTCAGGAAGACATGACTGTATTAGATGCAGGGCAATGGATTCAGGATGTAACTTTCCCTGCACGCTTATATCTAAAAACTTTGGGTGTGGAAAATCTACGCGCGGAAGATATTCCAACATTGAATGAGCCTTTGATTCTCGATGGTTTAGCACGTTATCAAATTCGGGATTTTTTACAGAAAAGCGATACGCAAAACAACGCAACTGATATTGGCTTATTACAAGATCAACTGCCAATGGGTAAGGTTCAGCACAGCGCATGGCAAATGAGCTTGGCGGAACAAGACAATTTACAAGAACGCTTAAAACGCTATGCACCGGAAGTGACAGCGACCACACAACGGCAATGGCGTATTGAAAAGAATGTGGTGATGAATATCACTGTGCCGAAACAATTCGGTGTGGATTGGGTCAGTTTAGATGCTTCCAGTGGTCGTGCTAAACGCCGTGCCAAAGTTTGGCTCGAATATTTATTGTGGTTGAGTTATCTAAATCTCGCAGGTGAGCAAGCCAAAGATTTGCAACGTATCGCTGTATTTAGTGATGTCACCATTATCAATACTGGGCTGAGTTCGGAGCAAGCCAAAGCACATCTATTGGCATGGTTCCAAGCCTTTACTTATGGGCAATCTGAACCTTTGGTTTTGCCCGCAGGATTATTATTAAAACTTGCTGAAAATAAAAAGCAACTCGAATGGCGCGAAGAAGAGGGACAAACCCGTATTGAAAACTTTGCAGATATTCTGGCGGAATGGAACAAGAGTGATGCCTTCTTACCTTATGATTTAAGCGAGATGGAATGGAGTCGTCAGCATCGAGATTGGCAGTTTATTTTACAAGAACAGGATGCAACCGCCTTGTTGAAACATGCCTGTGATCAATTTGCCCATGATCTGTATCAACCGATTTATCAGCATCAAACTGTTGCAGAGGAATAA